Below is a window of Fervidobacterium pennivorans DSM 9078 DNA.
ATGAAGAATGTGGTATTGAATTTGCTTAAGCCGATAGAGGAGAACACAAGGTTGTTGCCTATTCTGAAGACTCATGGGCATCGCCTGTGTGTGCTTTCGAATTTCAGCTACAAGGCATTTGAGTATGTGTACAATACGTTCGATTTTTTCAAGTATTTCGATTGCATGGTCATCTCAAGCCATGTTAAAAAGATAAAGCCCAATGAAGATATTTTCTATGAATTAATGGAACGTTGCGGTGTGAAACCATCAAGTTCTTTGTTTATTGACGATAGGGCGGATAATATTGAAACAGCGAAGAGATTGGGTTTCTATGTTATTCATCTTGTTGAACATTGGAAGTTGAAAGAAGCGTTGGAGAAGATGCTTGGAATTAAGTTTGAATAAGAGACTAGGAGTGTTCAGGAGGAGAGATAGTATGGCTGAAACTAAGGACTTTGCATTAATTATGGCTGGTGGAAAAGGTGAACGATTTTGGCCACTTTCAACAGATGAAAG
It encodes the following:
- a CDS encoding HAD family hydrolase — protein: MVESKEIDTLVFDLGRVLIHWDPYGYMVEEFGEEIAKRLAERVFSVPEWNLMDKGDISESQLWKMMEERYPEDARYIHHMKNVVLNLLKPIEENTRLLPILKTHGHRLCVLSNFSYKAFEYVYNTFDFFKYFDCMVISSHVKKIKPNEDIFYELMERCGVKPSSSLFIDDRADNIETAKRLGFYVIHLVEHWKLKEALEKMLGIKFE